The region CATTCGCTGATAGAGATCGGCTTCTGTCCAATGGCGCTTATCTGCTTCAATATGGGTTAAGGCACCCATGAACGTCCCGTCAGGATTGGGGGTGCGTGTCCAGGTATGGGATTTATCCAAATGAGTATGAATATCCACAAAGCCAGGAAAGACGAGCCCCTCTTGGAGATCAATCGATGGCTCCTCGATCTCACCGCCGCTGGGACGAAGATGAGCGATCTGGCCATCTTGGATATGCACATCGAGGGCGACTAGGTCTTCCCAAATGGGGGCGGCGGCCAGGTGGGGAATGACAGGGGCGATCGCTTGGTCTGGGTCGCTGAGCAGGGCTTGAGGAACCCTGGCATTCCGCAGCCAGTAGGATGGGG is a window of Candidatus Obscuribacterales bacterium DNA encoding:
- a CDS encoding amidohydrolase family protein; amino-acid sequence: MIPETPSYWLRNARVPQALLSDPDQAIAPVIPHLAAAPIWEDLVALDVHIQDGQIAHLRPSGGEIEEPSIDLQEGLVFPGFVDIHTHLDKSHTWTRTPNPDGTFMGALTHIEADKRHWTEADLYQRM